From one Nocardioides yefusunii genomic stretch:
- a CDS encoding histidine phosphatase family protein, with protein sequence MSTPESTGTETTLVHVLRHGEVNNPEGILYGRRPNFHLSALGVKMAERIAESIGDRDIVHIRTSPLERAQETAAPLAARLGLTPELDPRVIESTNRFEGISFRDGAKTLLRHPETWRYLYNPFKPSWGEPYTEMAARMSAAVEDARDAARGHEAVVVSHQLPIWTLRLHAEKKSYLHDPRKRECTLCSLTTLHYEGDRLVKVSYSEPAVDLIPAKDRNAAFSAGGTDDEKRP encoded by the coding sequence ATGAGCACGCCCGAGTCGACCGGAACCGAGACCACGCTGGTCCACGTCCTGCGTCACGGTGAGGTCAACAACCCCGAGGGCATCCTCTACGGGCGCCGACCCAACTTCCACCTCTCCGCGCTCGGGGTGAAGATGGCCGAGCGGATCGCGGAGTCCATCGGCGACCGCGACATCGTGCACATCCGCACCTCCCCGCTGGAGCGCGCCCAGGAGACCGCCGCACCGCTGGCCGCGCGTCTCGGTCTCACCCCCGAACTGGACCCGCGCGTCATCGAGTCGACCAACCGCTTCGAGGGCATCTCGTTCCGCGACGGTGCGAAGACGCTGCTGCGTCACCCCGAGACCTGGCGCTACCTCTACAACCCGTTCAAGCCGTCGTGGGGCGAGCCCTACACCGAGATGGCCGCTCGCATGAGCGCTGCCGTCGAGGACGCCCGGGACGCCGCCCGCGGCCACGAGGCCGTCGTCGTCTCCCACCAGCTCCCGATCTGGACGCTGCGTCTGCACGCGGAGAAGAAGTCCTACCTGCACGACCCGCGCAAGCGTGAGTGCACCCTCTGCTCGCTGACCACCCTGCACTACGAGGGCGACCGTCTGGTCAAGGTCAGCTACTCCGAGCCGGCGGTCGACCTGATCCCGGCCAAGGACCGCAACGCCGCGTTCTCCGCCGGCGGTACGGACGACGAGAAGCGACCCTGA
- the hemL gene encoding glutamate-1-semialdehyde 2,1-aminomutase, translating to MTLPTSASAALFERARSVTPGGVNSPVRAFNAVGGTPRFIRSAQGAWLTDADGNRYVDLICSWGPMLLGHAHPEVLAEVNAAVLRGTSYGTPTEPEVELAEEIVRRTTAEKVRFVSSGTEATMSAIRLARGFTGRDVVVKFAGNYHGHVDALLASAGSGLATFAVPGTPGVPASATDLTLVLPYNDRAAVTAAFAEHGPRIAALIVEAVPGNMGIVPPEPGFHAFLAETCRAAGALFVLDEVMTGFRATAQGGWGLTGAVEGWTPDLVTFGKVMGGGFPAAAFGGRADVMSHLSPEGNVYQAGTLSGNPIATTAGLATLRRATDEVYAHLDAAATTISDAASAALTAAGVPHRVQSAGTMFSIFFRDGEVKNFADASAQDEKAYAAFFHAMLEQGVYLPPSAYEVWFVSAAHDDEAVAHVLAALPKAAQAAAAVGGN from the coding sequence GTGACGCTTCCGACCTCAGCAAGCGCAGCTCTCTTCGAGCGCGCCCGGTCCGTGACCCCCGGTGGGGTCAACTCTCCCGTCCGGGCGTTCAACGCCGTCGGCGGCACCCCGCGGTTCATCCGCTCGGCGCAGGGAGCCTGGCTCACCGACGCCGACGGCAACCGCTACGTCGACCTGATCTGCTCCTGGGGGCCGATGCTCCTGGGCCACGCGCACCCCGAGGTGCTGGCCGAGGTCAACGCCGCCGTGCTGCGCGGCACCTCCTACGGCACCCCGACCGAGCCCGAGGTCGAGCTCGCCGAGGAGATCGTGCGGCGCACGACGGCCGAGAAGGTCCGCTTCGTCTCCTCCGGCACCGAGGCCACGATGTCGGCGATCCGCCTCGCCCGCGGCTTCACCGGCCGCGACGTCGTGGTGAAGTTCGCCGGCAACTACCACGGTCACGTCGATGCGCTGCTGGCCTCCGCCGGCTCGGGTCTGGCCACCTTCGCGGTCCCCGGCACGCCCGGCGTCCCGGCGTCGGCCACCGACCTGACCCTCGTCCTGCCCTACAACGACCGCGCCGCCGTCACCGCCGCGTTCGCCGAGCACGGACCCCGCATCGCCGCACTGATCGTCGAGGCCGTCCCGGGCAACATGGGCATCGTCCCGCCCGAGCCGGGCTTCCACGCCTTCCTCGCCGAGACCTGCCGTGCGGCGGGCGCGCTCTTCGTCCTCGACGAGGTGATGACCGGCTTCCGCGCCACCGCCCAGGGCGGATGGGGACTCACCGGCGCCGTCGAGGGCTGGACCCCCGACCTCGTCACCTTCGGCAAGGTCATGGGCGGTGGCTTCCCGGCCGCCGCGTTCGGTGGCCGCGCCGACGTCATGAGCCACCTCTCGCCCGAGGGCAACGTCTACCAGGCAGGCACCCTGTCGGGTAACCCGATCGCGACCACCGCCGGACTCGCGACGCTGCGTCGTGCCACCGACGAGGTGTACGCCCACCTCGACGCTGCCGCGACCACGATCTCCGACGCCGCGTCCGCCGCGCTGACCGCCGCCGGTGTCCCGCACCGTGTCCAGAGCGCCGGCACGATGTTCTCGATCTTCTTCCGCGACGGAGAGGTGAAGAACTTCGCCGACGCATCGGCCCAGGACGAGAAGGCCTACGCCGCCTTCTTCCACGCGATGCTGGAGCAGGGCGTCTACCTGCCGCCCAGCGCCTACGAGGTGTGGTTCGTCTCCGCCGCCCACGACGACGAGGCCGTGGCACACGTCCTCGCTGCCCTGCCGAAGGCCGCCCAGGCCGCTGCTGCCGTTGGAGGCAACTGA
- a CDS encoding TlpA family protein disulfide reductase produces the protein MHTPHTRTTSRGLLGRVVVLLTVGVLALTGCSSLSTGEGDYVAGDGTVRRIAAEDRDEPIVLSGKNLDGEEISLADYAGKPVVVNVWWSACPPCRKEQPDLTEAAAELRGVAEFVGINIRDSGVDQAKGYQKKFDVPYDSFFSPDGKALMPFSGKVPPNAIPSTVILDAEGRAAASIIGAIPSKLTLVQLVQDVAGVEGDADGDADGGAASDG, from the coding sequence GTGCACACCCCCCACACCCGCACCACGTCGCGTGGCCTCCTGGGCCGCGTCGTCGTCCTGCTGACCGTTGGCGTCCTGGCCCTGACCGGCTGCTCCTCGCTGAGCACCGGCGAGGGTGACTACGTGGCCGGAGACGGCACCGTGCGTCGGATCGCTGCCGAGGACCGCGACGAGCCGATCGTGCTGAGCGGCAAGAACCTCGACGGCGAGGAGATCTCGCTGGCCGACTACGCGGGCAAGCCCGTCGTCGTCAACGTCTGGTGGTCGGCCTGCCCGCCGTGCCGCAAGGAGCAGCCCGACCTCACCGAGGCCGCCGCGGAGCTGAGGGGTGTCGCCGAGTTCGTGGGCATCAACATCCGTGACTCCGGCGTCGACCAGGCCAAGGGCTACCAGAAGAAGTTCGACGTCCCCTACGACTCCTTCTTCTCGCCCGACGGCAAGGCGCTGATGCCGTTCTCCGGCAAGGTCCCCCCGAACGCGATCCCCTCGACCGTCATCCTCGACGCCGAAGGCCGGGCCGCCGCCTCCATCATCGGCGCGATCCCGTCCAAGCTGACCCTGGTCCAGCTCGTCCAGGACGTCGCCGGTGTGGAGGGCGACGCCGACGGCGACGCCGACGGCGGAGCCGCCTCCGATGGGTGA